Sequence from the Opitutaceae bacterium genome:
GGGCCTGACCGCCCACCTCGACAAACTCTGCTATCACCACGGCGGCATCAGCCTGCCCGCCGACAAGCCGCACGCCTTCGTCTATTTCATCACGATCCACAACGCCTCCGACCACACCGTCACCCTCCTTGGCCGCAAATGGGTGATCGCGCACGCCGACGGCACGCAGCTCGTCGTCGAGGGCGACAAGATCGTCGGCGAGACCCCGCGCCTCGCGCCCGGTGAGCAATTCTCCTACAACAGCTATCATGTGACCGGCAGTGATGCCGTGGTCCGGGGCTGCTTCCACGGCGTCGATGAGGCGGGGCGCCGGATTCATGTCGGGCTGGATCCCTTCGAACTGCGCATCCCACCCGGCGTAGAATAAGGTTCCCGTCACCGGACCCTTCTGCTCCCCTCCCCGCCACAGATGAAGCTCATCGACCTGAATCGCACCGGCGGCATCGGCGCAAACTCGCACCTCATCCGCCTGGGCGATCTCTCGATCCTCGTCGACTGCGGTCTGAATCCGAAACTGAGCGGCCGCGCGGCGACGCCCGATCTCGCCCGGCTGCGCGCCCAGACGCTCGACCTGATCATCGTCACCCACTGCCACCTCGACCACATCGGCAGCCTGCCCCTCGTGATGCGGGAGCATCCCGACACTCCGGTGATCCTTTCGACCGCAAGCCGGATGCTGATCGAGCGCATGCTG
This genomic interval carries:
- a CDS encoding ApaG domain, which produces MTAHLDKLCYHHGGISLPADKPHAFVYFITIHNASDHTVTLLGRKWVIAHADGTQLVVEGDKIVGETPRLAPGEQFSYNSYHVTGSDAVVRGCFHGVDEAGRRIHVGLDPFELRIPPGVE